GTTTCTCTATTAACTTAATACCACTGAGCAAAGATTTTTCATGCAAATCttaattttaaacgtcaaacttctatgaaattatgacgtataaataacccttgcactgcgtatgccaaagagtaaagtaagtaggtatatagggcgtatgctatcaaaatcgttgcaggcttttcttggtctaactttagtTAGGTAGTATTTTCCTctcgttggtgtggtgaacatTTTTATGTTCTAAGCGGTAGGTAGCGATGTTTgttttaaccctcgtgccttgaatgcTTCGCAACGCTCGAGATTCAAATGTTAGAAtccgctacgctcgtggttcaattttgtaatgttttacttgATCAGGTCACGCAGTGTATCTATTAGCCCGAGGAattaacaactttgcccccttgcaaaacaaactattttatttttcagcGACTACCAACTTAGTAACATCGATCCGAGGCTCAAGATCGATATGGATCCGCTGGCGCACAGAGACTTCCGCCCGGAAATGATGTTCATACGCGATGAGCTGCGTCAGGCCAAGTTTCAAGCCCTTGCCGTAAGTACAGGCCAAGTTTCAAGCCCTTGCCGTAAGTACAGGCCAAGTTTCAGGTCATTGCTGTAAGTACAAACTGAATTTCAGCCGTTTCAGCCCTTTGCCGTAAGTACAGACCGTAACATATACAGGTTAAGTTAAAAGACTACCTCTGAGGccttaccgcgaaaaacgaaattagaaatttctttatctgcctctctatagtGATACTCATAGTGATactgaaacatttatttaacatcttGTAACTTACCTATGTTGAACAAATAAAATCTTTGAATCTTTGAATCTTTGTATCTATCGCTCTaatgcagtggttcctaaccttttcagtccggtcacctcTATGACTAACtggggaacctgattttacccctcctcccaatggtaataaaaaataaaacgtgtacgtttgttgtattgttataccTCATCACCATCGACCTGACGCTCATGTTGAGTCGGTTAGTTTGCGTGTTGCTGACACGGTAAAATGTGCCGCACGCGTCGCTGCACCGCCCGCGCGCCCCCTGCGCGAGCGACCGCCCCCTGTCACCTCGAAGTCACGTCAGCGTGCATATGCTGACGTCGCCGGTCAGCCTGTCGCAGCTAACCGGGTCAACCCGCCTGTCAAGGCGAATGAAGCACGGGCTCCACTTAAGGAGAAGTCCTCCCGCACCGATGTGGATAAGGAGGGATTCACACTGGTGGAAAGGAAACGCAAAGCGCGCAGGGCGCCTCGTAAGACTCTGTGTGGCACTGCGGAGCCGGTTAATTCTGGCCTACGAGTTGCGACACCGAGTAAGGCGCTTTACGTGTCACGCCTACATTACTCCGCCGTGTCCGAAGAGGTGGTGGAGTACGTCCGCCGGAAGACTGGCTACACGCTGAGGGTGCACCAGCTACAGTCGCGTCACTATGTGCACTTCAGTtaatttgtggtgcgcgtgccgcggccgctgcaggacaccatcgcaagcgcggacttctggccgaagggtgtggtgtttcgacggttccggggcaacctgccgaaccccacgccgagtcagacgacgctacggagccacgctgttacgtcgtcgccgaaatctaatatttagttaatttaatttttatgtatattgtttttccatgtatcttttcttttatacttgtagtttcacagtgccttggttttatactgtaatgctgtgttacttatttgatcaataaataaataaataaatattaggttagcttattacccccgtaaaatacctgttttacccccacgggggtaattacccccaggttaggaacccaTGAGTAACAGCGACAGAGGCAGACAACGTTTTCCGATTTTTCTAAACATCTAAAACATCAAAGCTTCATTGTACATTCGTGCAACCATTAACTGTCAAAATGCATTCATGAATCCATTCGCAACGGGGTAGGTAATTAATTGGAGGTGAATTACCAGAGGGGTTACCGCGACAACCGAAATTCgcgaatggggttggcaactgtcaaaggtttgcatagatggcaccatcatagcttgcccttttTCTAGgatatttggcttaaagggctggcatacagggattgacagggcaagctatgatggcgccatctgctaaatacttcgaccggccaaccccattgcggggatctttctcttttactccaatgaaggcgtaattagtgaGACAGAGACAAATGCCCGCAATtcgcgaacttcgattttcgcggttatagccctgaataaaaactagtgtccgaccgaaggttcggtttcggtttcggtttcggccagtttcggccaaaaaatcatgtttcggctgtagtttcggtttcggccaaaaaacggccgaacctttcggccgggccgaaacttacgaaatggtacttcggacaaagaccaaaagttggggaataagtaggacaacaatattaatacctacatatactgattcatgtatattaggtacagacattaattggtttattataaaacacaattccactaatgagggcgtcactggacggttgacgcagtcttaagaagctgtcaatacctataagtgaatgagatagcactgtcgcatgttactgggccctgggcaagataataataagaaaactagcctcactttttttttacctcaatttaccattggtttgtgttccacatgtcctctacttcagcttagcctttggcctcgctgcgccatgctcggcctgcggtctcgcttttgaatacaatggacattggttggagtctgtgctcaactacttatccttaagccttaagcacggctttgacttcgcatgaaagttcgcctcaatggggcacttcggacttttcggcccaggtgaagatcggtacccggccttgcgatattgttaacaaaaaatttcgcgctcgctgcgctcgcgtttttggttgaccctgtgtcttcatgttagcttgactggtgaatgaatagagttagaccaacaaaattctgcaatgattttgatagcatacgcagtgcaactagtgcaaatgttctttatacgtcataatttcatagaagttttgacgtttaaaataacacttgcactgcgtgtgttatcaacttatcaaaattgttgcagaattatcttggtctaactctagtaattttcataaaaaactgcttaagtaacatcaatttcaaggacattggctgttgacagccccataatatgtgtgtaaaagcggctttatgacattttttcaacgattttaacaagtctacaaaagtttcggtttcggtttcggtttcggccgaaactagagccaaagccgaacattcggtttcggtttcggtttcggcaaaaaaacatgtttcggtcggacactaataaaAACACACTCCCTGTCCACTGtccctttttctttagtatgtAACAAATGATAATTATGTTCTCTCCGTCAGGTCCGCCGCACGGCTCTCAAGAAGTTGCTGCTGCAGGACTTCATCCGCGAGGACTGCGAGCTGAGGAACCTCGGGCTGGCGTACGCGCCGGCCGATCCCTAACCAGCAACCCAGAGCTATAACCGCCAAAATCTGACTTcgtcaatagggaatattacgcaaaactctgcgtaggtggcgccactcccacaacaagtcacaatctaaggccccttacacactatcgcaccgcaccgcgaccttggagcgtcgcatccGTAAGTAGAgatatctgtttttcgctctcacttatgggtgcgacgctccaaggtcgcggtgcggtgcgatagtgtgttataaCTTTAAGGGTCTACctcaaacgagagagtcgaaattttctcgcatattcgagcgataaagaggcataTCTGCctgatagctgagtttcgatttcgcgtttcccggtaggccctttgtaaacaaaccgccttgatgtacgatgtcatatttgattgtcagtgaaaacttgtcaaaaaacagtttaaggtacagtatgtataagttactctatggtacacttacgtcgctagtactgcactctggcggcaaaactttgcagtaatactccctattgcgggcatttttctctgtcacttataattttattacgtcttaatgagagtaaaagagaaagatcccggcAATTTACGatttcagttttcgcggtagacccccagACCCTCAAGTCCTGTGGGCTCTACAGACGTGACGAATATCGCATATCgaatagagtctggctaatgaaagttgagcctgagatttatttaaaacaattcaGTTCGGTCTCGCTTAACTTACAGCGCAGTCGTGTTCCGatttaattgaaattattttaatacaccGAACAACCAAAACTAACCTTATAACCGTGATCCCTAAAGTTGACTTTTGCTTGGAAGTGTATCCATAAGTTGCGAGTGCACAGTGCGTGTGACCCTGCTCTTCACCCCCGCGCGTCGTGTGCGCCACCGGTCGCTAAGTTGTAAACAACTTAAGGAATTCGGCGTCGTGTGGAATCACCcgcaatacctacctaaattatgGGTACTCCTCGTACACCACCTAAAAGTGGCTCCCAGCCGGATCTTCCCACCTATATAGACCAAGAAAATCATCACATCACCTTACGGAAGAGAAGACACCCGGATCTTGATTATGACATCAAACAGGAACTTGCTGCCTTTAGACAGGATATGACAACCCTCCTTAAAGAATTCACAAATGATTTTACTAACACGCAAGATCAAAAGTTGGCCGGCATGCGTGAGGATATAAGGTCTGAAATTCGGGAGCAGCTAAGCGAATTTAAATCATTGTCAGAGAGCTTGAAGGAGACACAATCACGCGTTGAAACCAGTTTGTCTGATTTTAATACTAGAATTACTACCGCCGAGAAGAAAGTTGCCTCAGTAACATCTATTACAAAAAATCTCCATGAAGCCCAGGAAACTATCAATCGGCTAGTCATTGAAAACAATTCAAGTAAACAATTTTCAATGCTTAATAACCTGGAGATCTCTGGCATACCGTACTCcaaaggtgaaaatttaatgactATCCTTCGAGACATATGCGCCAAGGTCGGGTATCATCTGGGTGAAAGTGACGTCGACGTTATTCACCGGGTGCGTCGCTTTCAAACGAGCCAGGATGAAGCGCTAAAGAACAGCAGACCACCGGCAATAATTGCTAGATTTACACAACGATGCCAGAAAAATGAATTACTAGTTGCCGTTCGTGCGCGCCGTGGCCTGACAACGGCTGACATCGGTTTGCCGGGGCCCGCTGCAGCTGTGTACGTCGGCGACCACCTGACCTCCGTTAACAAATTACTCTTGAAGCAGGCTAGGCAATTAAGATTAGAGCATAACTATACTCACCTTTGGGTTCGTGATTGTAAAATTTTCATTCGAAAAACCGACCAAAGTAAAGTTTTACTCATTAGTAACGAAGCcgatctaaaaaaaataaagtgacCATTGTACTTTCATTTAATGTGGTACCTATATAAGGTTGTCATAATTATTTCGGTGAACTTATTTGCATTAGCTACCTTCTTAACACCATGTGTACTCACGAAATGTTATCACGATGTCCCCGATTATTTGGTCGGTATTTACGCTTGTTATCTTAAAAACATGTTTACCTATGCACTTCAACGTTTTTTCCGTGTTCTATTAAGCAAATACCATGCATGCACgtcttataaatataaatatattactgaTCTATTTTTGGTATATTCCCTTACTTACATCTTTTCTTCTATATTAATCAATTATTTCTTTTTGTTTCTTGGCGCATTGAAACCTGTTTTtctaaaacattatattttaaatataatatataatataataatggctAATACACTCTTTAGTGGTTATTACCAAAATGTGAGGGGCTTGCGAACAAAAGCTGGTGAGTTTTTCTCTAAAGTAGCTCAGTCAGATTatgattttatttgtttgacggAAACTTGGCTTACTCCTGATTTTTATGACGGGGAATTCTTTGACAGTAGTTTTAATGTATTTCGGTGTGATCGGTCGGTGGCGGATAGCGGAGCGACTCGTGGCGGCGGGGCGGCCGTGGCCGTCCGAGCTTGTTGCCAACCGGTACGCCGCGACTGGCCCGTGCCGCCGCGCGCCCACTGTGAATGTGTCTGGGTTTCTATTCCACTCGACCTGCATGGACGAAATGCTCGTAACCCTCAAAACCAATCTTTTTTGAATATAGCCTGTATTTACATTCCCCAGGGTCCTGGACACAGGGATTCGCTAACTTCTTTTTTTGAAACTGCAGATCAAATTATTACCGATAGGCCAAATGATCTATTCTTGCTTACAGGAGATTTTAATATACCGGAAGCCGAGTGGGTGCCCCACTCGTCCCCGGGAATGCATTTAATTACAGGTAACAGTTACACAACACGAGTGCTGCACGATTTTTTATCGTATACtgaattaaaacaatttaatgGAGTTCATAATGTTAATAATCGCATTCTCGATTTAATATTGTGTAGCACAGAGTGTACAGTTTCTCCTTGCGACCTACCACTCACGTCTGAAGATAATCACCACAAAGCGTTAACCatagatttatatttaaaatttgaaccctctctTAATCCGAAACCTAatagtatttataattttaagaatggtgattataacaaaattaatttagaatTATCTAAAATCAATTGGTATTATATCATGGAAAATATCGATTTGACAAGCTGTGTAACAAAATTCTACGATATTTTGAGACAGCTGATTAGTGACTATATCCCTATGCGTCGAATCAACGTTTCGGCGTCCGTTCCGGTGTGGCACATTAGACCATTAATAAAGTTGTTACGTGAAAAACGTAAGTTTCATaagaattggaaaaaatacggCAATCCTTTGGATTATGAATCTTTTAAGATATTACGTAAACGAGCAGAAAAAATGGAAGCACAATGCTACAAAAATTACATTTCTCATTccgaatataaaataaaatcatgtccaaattatttttggtcttatataaagtctattaattctaaaaataaattaccacaAACGATGAGATATAAAGATCATACTACCTCAGATGGTGCAGAAatctgtaatttatttaatgacttTTTTCACTCCGTTTTTGAGGAATCTCATAGCAGCTTGTTTGTCGATACTTTACTGCCACCCGCCGAACCCTTAGTAGATATGTGTACTATAAACATTGATCGAGCATCTGTCCATAGgcttttaaacataattaatactaACAAAGGTGCAGGCCCTGACGGCATTCAtcctattttcataaaaaaatgctCAGCAAACCTCGCAATACCTTTAACTATTATTTTCCAAAAATCTATTAAATCTGGCTGTGTTCCCGAAATCTGGAAAAGAGCATTCGTGACGCCTATCCCCAAGGGTCAAGTTAGCAACAATATTGAACAATTTAGGCCTATATCAAAATTATGTCAATTCAACAAAATTTTCGAAAAAATAGTCACTAGTCAGCTTTCTCAAGTAGTTAAAAACCATATCAGCCCCAATCAACATGGCTTTTTCAAAGGTCGGTCGGTAGACACTAATCTCTTAACTTTTGCTAATGATATTTTAGTCGCAATGGATGGAGGCTCATGTGTAGAGGCTGTGTACACTGATTTTGCCAAGGCCTTTGACAAAATTTGTCACAACAAGCTTCTTCTCAAGCTTTGGCACCTCGGGATACACGGAGACCTTTTCCGTTGGATTAAATCTTACATTGAAAATCGAAGCCAATGTGTAGTATTATCGGGTTACACTTCTCAATGGAAAACAATTAGTTCCGGTGTACCCCAGGGATCTCATTTAGGCCCGTTGCTTTTCACGCTATTTATTAACGATTTAGATAAATACATCAAACACTCAAAGGTTTTGCTCTACGCAGATGACACGAAAAtttataaagtcataaatacgaTTGAAGATTATTATTTGCTGCAGGATGATTTAATAAGTTTTGAGACATTCTGTAAAGAtaatgacttatttttaaatataaataaatgttctGTAATAAACTTTACacggaaaaaatataatgcacAATATAACTTCACATTATGTAATAATTACCTGCGTAGAGTAACACTAATCCGTGATCTTGGAGTTCTAATGGATTCTAAACTGTCGTTCATACCTCATTTAGATTCTGTCATAAAAAAGGCGTACAAACAACTAGGCTTCATTCTAAGAGTTGGTAAACCGTTTAAAAATAGTACCACCTACAAAATCCTTTTTAACAGCTTTGTTCGCAGCCATCTCGAGTTTGCTAGCACAGTTTGGAAACCTTATCATAATATCCATATTGAACGAGTGGAACGGATACAAAGAAAGTTCCTTAAAACTCTCGATTTTAGAACTGGTCACACACATGTTAGCTATAGCGAATCACTGATCCACCATAAACTTCAAACACTCAGTAACCGTC
The window above is part of the Cydia amplana chromosome 18, ilCydAmpl1.1, whole genome shotgun sequence genome. Proteins encoded here:
- the LOC134656456 gene encoding uncharacterized protein LOC134656456 gives rise to the protein MSAVEKQDEAPDVLEETGALEADIGARFDYQLSNIDPRLKIDMDPLAHRDFRPEMMFIRDELRQAKFQALAVRRTALKKLLLQDFIREDCELRNLGLAYAPADP